The genomic DNA TGAGTACGTTTTGCAGTGATAAATTAAGAACGGTTAAAGGAACAGACAGAAACCTAAAAAAATGTCTTACCGTCATTCAGTAATGTCGCATCTGCTTCGGCTGGCAGAGACCTATTCTCAGATAGATCAACCGGAATCTTTTGGCTATCTGAGACCTCATTATTCTTGTCTCCAGGTGCTCTGGAATCCTGATCTACATTACCGGGGGCCTATGGATAATAAAGTTTAGTTTCATCTTAAAACATAGAACAACTGTTTTTGTAGAAATTGAAGCTTTGATCTGACAATCTAATGGATTAATGAGAAATAGTGAGAGCAACCATATTACCGATCAGGTTCAAGAACCAAAACTCTTTTGAAAAACCAATCATAAATTCCAAAGTCCAAATCAAGAAGTTCTATTGGGTATACACCATAATCTAAAAAACACCTAGACATGTATCTCATCAAAACCTAAGATATACATAAAACAGCAGGAAAATAAGGACTAACAATGTAACATTGAATACTATTGTTTCGGGATGGAGTGTAAATAAGAAagtgttaaaataaaattttcatatcATTACAGTATTGACataaaaaaacaattaatttgtaAATAGGTTAAGACAAGTTAAACTCTAGCCTTTGCATATGAAGATTGTCAATTGTACACGTGTTAGTTTGATTTACATATATTTCAAGTATATAACCAAATGATGTGATGTTGGGCTCGTGCTGAGTGCTCTAGATCATGTTTGAACTGTAGTTTTAAGCATCCATGACTGAGATCATGTAATAGTTGTTGTATCATGTAAATGATTAAGCACTCGTGTCATTGGGATAGATAGTATCCACGACACACTGGATCCATTCcttaaattttgtaaataaatttgTAACAAAGATGGATAAACATGATTATGGATATGGAAATGCATGCATCAAATGAAGGCGACCAAAATTCAAATAGAACTTCCACTCAAGGCACAGTATAGTTGGGAAAAGTAGCAATATCCGAGTAATTCAGTCATTGAGTGACAAATTAAAGCACCGCTGAATCAGTAATAAGCCTTATAATTCATAAAGTAGAAGATACCAATCGAAGAGTAAAATCTCATTCATGCATATTAAACTAATAGGGGTGCCCCCTATGAAAGAAGCTGATACTCTTCAAGGCAAACACTAGGTCATAAAATGGATACATGTAGATGATCAGTTTATAAAAATGACAATTTGTTTTCATAAAAATGACTTTTGTAGACTATCAGTTTTACACTACTATCAGTAAATATCTTATTACTAAAATTGGATACATATGATGCTATTCTAAACTGACTGATATACCTTGCCACAAGGAGTTATATTGGTCAAATTTGAACCAAAAATTTCAACAGATGGGCTGCAAAGTTTTGGCCCTTCAACATGAGGATTATCAGGTTGCTCCGGATCTGATATTCTCTCTCTCTCAGCAGATATATTGGTCGCACCAGTAGGTTGGTTCAAGTTTGCCTGATTGCTCACGTTGTCATCAACCATTCTTCTGTCAGAAGCATAACAAATTCACCAATAAAGAGAATAGGATTAATTTGGAGCTCTAAAAATTGGACCAAAAAGCAATTTCATACTTCTTGTAATGAGTATGATTATCTATGCTAATATTTGATGTGCTGGAGAACAGCATGCCGTGGAGCAATTTTCCATCAATGGTTGTTTCAATTGCATATCCGAATCTGTTTACATTTATAACTCTAGCTTCAAATTTGACCTCTCCAGCTGACATCTGATCAGATACTTTTTTGCCTGGGTAGCAGCAAATGCATGAGTGGGAGTTCAATAAAAGTTAAGCAGTTTTAACAAACAAAGCATCAAACTTTTGATTGACTTCAATATTTTGCTTTGGGTCCAGGATATAGTGAAGCCTCATAAGGAACTCTTATTGAGTTAGAAGCATGCTTTTTAAAGAGATATTATTTGAGCTGATAATAGGAAACATACATTACTAATCCATGTACATGATTCCAAGCTTTTAAGAACAACTTTTCAAGACTGTTAACTGGAAGGAAAACAGTGTAACCTCACAGCATACTAAGTAAACACCCAATAGTTGCAAAAAAGTACCTTACTTATGAATATCTAGTCATACAATCAGACTGTAGCTTGATATACAACTTTTCTGCTCCATATTCATTATACAAATAGAAAGTTAATGTCAGGATTCAGTTAACTTATATTCATTACTTTTTTCTAAGGTGCCTAAAGTATGAGGAGAAGATGATCAAGTAATTGCCATTGCTAAGCGCTACAGCATTATTCAGAGATAAATGTAAGGCTCCACGGAGGAGCAAAGTTAAATGATGTTAAACATCCACCAAGGTTCCTACACCAATATCTCACAGTGAAGAATTATGTTTTCTCCAACCAGCTAGTTGAAAAACACAAAACAAATTGCTTCAAGTGAAAATTCTGTTAGAATTAAAAGCAGTGTGAAAATCACATACAAAGTCCTACCAGCCAAATTGGTTTTTTGTGGATGGTTCAACAAATCATATTCTACATGGTGCTTCagtaatttatcatcttttcgtATTCGTGGACTGAGAAGACCTTCTTGCTGACACCTTTTCCTCAACTCTCTCCTTATGGAAGGCCTCTTCAGTCTTTGATCATATAACCCATTCACTGGCATACATGGTATTACAAGAAATCAAATAGTAAATGACTTGGGGAAAAAAAATGCATCGAGATAGTATATTTACTAGTTTTAAATACAATTCCATCTATAAGGCACATCGAAAtgaaatgcttctaatgcattatAAAAAGAAATCCAAGAAATCACTGATGCAGAAATCCTATATGGAATCTTGTTTGAGATGGGAGGAAAAAACAGCCAAAATTATGTACATATATTGATCAAACCTGTATGCAAGTAATACATATCATCAAGTGCGTCCAGAAATTCATTACATCCACCTAGGAAGGCAATAATGCCTTTACTATAATCTAGGCATTCTCCAGCAACAGAAAATCGGCCACAGGGACCTTGGTTATCTGGTACAACTTTGCTCCAAGTCTGTTTCTCTAGAATCCACCAAAAGAAAGTTTAGTCCAACccaaaagaaaatttcttctaATAAAAGCTTAGACTTGAATTTACAAAAACAATAAGAGTCAAGTCTTCATACAGCTTGTTATAATCTTAAAGCCAGTGTGTTTAATTATGCTAGACCTTGTAATATTAGCATGGCTACACCTTTTAGATAGACAAATGACAGAAATGGATTATTGTTTGAACTGCTGAGGACTTAGTTGGCAAGGGCACTATGTTTATAATAAAGTGGAAGTTGTTATGCAAACTGAGACCATTAGCAAATGAAAAACTTCCCTTCTATTGAAATCATAACTTTCAAAATGAGATGAGCTTCAAAAAGAGTATATGACAAACCTCTCAAATAATCTCAAGCAAAGGGAGATAATATAAAAGTAGatgcttgaagaaaaaaaaaatggccCCTAACCATTAGCTTGTAAACTGAAATGCTTTGGCCTCAACTATTTTGATAATACAAATAAGAATGCAACTGACTTTTTTCACATAATACATTGCCCACAACAAATTTCAAGACGCGAGATTTTGAAAAGCATGTTAACACACTGACATGTTTGCGCGCTATTGATCCATATTGATGATTGGGCAATACCAGAATGAACTAACAGTATCTTAACAAGTTATCTAAGACTATTTCCAAATAATGCCAACTGTCATTTTATCTAAAAGTTCAACCACATCCAAGTAAAGAGAAATGAACGTTCTTAGTACCTGcagaaaatataaatttgaagGATTAGCTATCCTAAACACAGTGTGTTAATAAGAATAAATTCAATAATTCACTCACCCAGGTTTAGGACATAAAGGTCATCATAAAGGTTTTTAGCATCACTGAAACCAccaaaaacaaataaatcattccCAAGTGGCACAGTTGTATGCCCAGCGCGTGGTGGAAAGATCTTTCCAGAAGTCTTCATTGGCTGCCAAACAAGTGTGTCTGCTCGAGGTGAAAATGTGTCACCATTAGGTGCATAGAGAATGAAGGACATTATTTCCACATGCAGAAAAGGAACAATAGTGATAAAGTTTATACACAATATAGCAGACAATACAACAAAAGCTTCTCCAGGCTGAAATTTAACCTTTTACAGGATGTTTGTAACATGAAGTGATTTTTTAACAGAGCCAAAAATGTAAGCTCAGTTTTTTAGATGAAACTATAAGCATATATTGCTATTCAAACATTGTTGAGATTATAGATCTGCCAGACATGTTAAAGCAACACAATTTACTATAGAAAAATTGTTAACAATGTCATAATGTTCATTAGGTAATACTGTGTCATGCAATCATAGTAACATAAGTACATCGCTAATTCCAAAAAACACTAATGGCGAACTTATCTCTGGGTTTGATAGCTTGGACTTTGCAACATCATTACAGGAGATATACCTACAATTAATATGTGAACATCAGACAAATAGCAACCAGAAGAGTCTTCGCCACCAAGGACTATGATTTGGTTCTTCCATGATGAGCAACTATGACAATCACGGGCAGAAGGCGGAGAGCCAGAAGTTACAGCTTGTTCCCAACTTAGTTTCTCTAGTGACAAAAAAgacaattaaataaaatttagataTTGACTATTAGCACATTTAGTGACCTTGAATGTGTTGAAAGCATGTGACGATGATTCGACTTTGTTGACAGGAATAATATGGAAAACAAATATGCTATAAGCTTcacataagaagcatctttaaaaATGGAAAGACCAGTAGCTACCTAATCTAACATGAATGAGCATCTCTTAATAAGATAAAGTGATTCTTATACACTGTTTCTATATGGAGATAAAAAGCAATGAATGCATAAGAGATTTAATCAATTCAGTGCTTATACTTTACAGTTTACAGTGAAATCAATCAGAAACGAGCATACAGAAGAAGatgataaaaataatttcaaagtagCCTTAAAAGAAACATGTAAACTTCATACCTATATCCAATATGTAAGTATCATTATAATACTTCTCTTCGTTAGTCTCAGATTTGCCACACCCACCAAAGATGAAAAGCCTTTTGCCAACAAATACAGCACTATGCCCTTCCCGTGCCTCTGGTCCCTCACCATATAAATTTGGCAAAATCCAAGTGTTTGATGCTACAGAAAAAGGAAATAACCAAGATGACAAAATGAACATCACTGAAGGATTACAGTCTTATTAGTAGCATGAACAATAATAaggtttaaaaataattatgaaggGCAAATGATGCTTATGCAGCAT from Zingiber officinale cultivar Zhangliang chromosome 4A, Zo_v1.1, whole genome shotgun sequence includes the following:
- the LOC121970406 gene encoding RING finger protein B-like isoform X3 codes for the protein MRWEVVRADARGGEASDRRSAEANAGAICGPGVRWGHSCNAVQGGRFLYVFGGYGRDRCQTNDVHVFDTVKQSWSKPTLKGIPPSPRDSHSCTTVGDKLFVFGGTDGKNPLKDTHILDTSSNTWILPNLYGEGPEAREGHSAVFVGKRLFIFGGCGKSETNEEKYYNDTYILDIDTLVWQPMKTSGKIFPPRAGHTTVPLGNDLFVFGGFSDAKNLYDDLYVLNLEKQTWSKVVPDNQGPCGRFSVAGECLDYSKGIIAFLGGCNEFLDALDDMYYLHTVNGLYDQRLKRPSIRRELRKRCQQEGLLSPRIRKDDKLLKHHVEYDLLNHPQKTNLAGKKVSDQMSAGEVKFEARVINVNRFGYAIETTIDGKLLHGMLFSSTSNISIDNHTHYKKRMVDDNVSNQANLNQPTGATNISAERERISDPEQPDNPHVEGPKLCSPSVEIFGSNLTNITPCGKAPGNVDQDSRAPGDKNNEVSDSQKIPVDLSENRSLPAEADATLLNDGSKQGS
- the LOC121970406 gene encoding host cell factor-like isoform X2 yields the protein MRWEVVRADARGGEASDRRSAEANAGAICGPGVRWGHSCNAVQGGRFLYVFGGYGRDRCQTNDVHVFDTVKQSWSKPTLKGIPPSPRDSHSCTTVGDKLFVFGGTDGKNPLKDTHILDTSSNTWILPNLYGEGPEAREGHSAVFVGKRLFIFGGCGKSETNEEKYYNDTYILDIEKLSWEQAVTSGSPPSARDCHSCSSWKNQIIVLGGEDSSGCYLSDVHILIVDTLVWQPMKTSGKIFPPRAGHTTVPLGNDLFVFGGFSDAKNLYDDLYVLNLEKQTWSKVVPDNQGPCGRFSVAGECLDYSKGIIAFLGGCNEFLDALDDMYYLHTVNGLYDQRLKRPSIRRELRKRCQQEGLLSPRIRKDDKLLKHHVEYDLLNHPQKTNLAGKKVSDQMSAGEVKFEARVINVNRFGYAIETTIDGKLLHGMLFSSTSNISIDNHTHYKKMVDDNVSNQANLNQPTGATNISAERERISDPEQPDNPHVEGPKLCSPSVEIFGSNLTNITPCGKAPGNVDQDSRAPGDKNNEVSDSQKIPVDLSENRSLPAEADATLLNDGSKQGS
- the LOC121970406 gene encoding host cell factor-like isoform X1, which codes for MRWEVVRADARGGEASDRRSAEANAGAICGPGVRWGHSCNAVQGGRFLYVFGGYGRDRCQTNDVHVFDTVKQSWSKPTLKGIPPSPRDSHSCTTVGDKLFVFGGTDGKNPLKDTHILDTSSNTWILPNLYGEGPEAREGHSAVFVGKRLFIFGGCGKSETNEEKYYNDTYILDIEKLSWEQAVTSGSPPSARDCHSCSSWKNQIIVLGGEDSSGCYLSDVHILIVDTLVWQPMKTSGKIFPPRAGHTTVPLGNDLFVFGGFSDAKNLYDDLYVLNLEKQTWSKVVPDNQGPCGRFSVAGECLDYSKGIIAFLGGCNEFLDALDDMYYLHTVNGLYDQRLKRPSIRRELRKRCQQEGLLSPRIRKDDKLLKHHVEYDLLNHPQKTNLAGKKVSDQMSAGEVKFEARVINVNRFGYAIETTIDGKLLHGMLFSSTSNISIDNHTHYKKRMVDDNVSNQANLNQPTGATNISAERERISDPEQPDNPHVEGPKLCSPSVEIFGSNLTNITPCGKAPGNVDQDSRAPGDKNNEVSDSQKIPVDLSENRSLPAEADATLLNDGSKQGS